The genomic window AAGGTCGCAGATGCGGCCCGTTGGAGCGAGCAAGCCGGTTGCAGGGGGATGCTCGTCTATGCGGACAACTCGCAGCTGGACGCGTGGCTGGTGTCCCAGACCATCGTCGAGAACACGCAGGCCCTCTCTCCGCTCGTCGCCGTCCAGCCCGCCTACATGCACCCATACACGGTGGCCAAGATGGTGACATCCCTCGGGTATCTCTACCGGAGGCGAGTCTACCTGAACATGGTTGCGGGAGGATTCAAGAACGACTTGGCGGCCTTGAACGACACGACCCCCCATGACAAGCGCTATGAGCGCCTGGTCGAGTACACCACGATCATCAGGCGGCTCCTGGCGGGCGCGCCGGCGGTCACCCGCCGGGGGGAATTCTACACGGTCGCCAAGCTGCGGTTGACACCGCCGCTGGCCGCGGATCTCTACCCGGGCATCTTCGTGTCCGGGTCCTCGGACGCCGGGCTGGCGGCGGC from Candidatus Dormiibacterota bacterium includes these protein-coding regions:
- a CDS encoding LLM class flavin-dependent oxidoreductase, with product KVADAARWSEQAGCRGMLVYADNSQLDAWLVSQTIVENTQALSPLVAVQPAYMHPYTVAKMVTSLGYLYRRRVYLNMVAGGFKNDLAALNDTTPHDKRYERLVEYTTIIRRLLAGAPAVTRRGEFYTVAKLRLTPPLAADLYPGIFVSGSSDAGLAAARAIGATAIHYPKPAEAYQAAPLVEAGESGVRVGIIAREREEDAWRTAHARFPEDRVGQLTHQLAMKVSDSVWHGQLSAFGEASGPYWLVPFQNYKTMCPYLVGSYEQVAAELARYLAAGYRTFILDVPPDQEELRHVGMAFAQVRKEARCQNYSRSG